ACTTATATTTTTCAGAACAAAACAACAGTTTTGCTGGCAATGATGATAGGTTATTAGGGACCCCTATACTTTCAGTACACTGAAAAGCAACATTTTTTGTGTTTCTCCAAATCATACATTTGCCTACATACACGTGATAATGTTTACCCTAACTGTTACGACTTTTTCACCAAATCATAGACATAGATATGGAAATCATCATCAAACTTGATGAAGTACACAGAAGGTTTGGCTTTAACTTGGTGAATGACTTTGCCTGTCCTTTTGGAGCCATCTTCTTTGGTATATTCTACATGTTTACCTATGAGGCCATCTATAACTCCTTCTGGCTCTCtttcttttggagaagacttACTCGACTCTGGCATGATATGGAGGTCACCTTCTTTATAATCATCTAAAAGCTGGTACATGTACAAAACAGGATCTTTCTCATAGGTAATATAAAACCAGGCTTTCATGACCGGTGCTTGGGCTAACACCATCCCCCTCCATCCATCCTTAGAACCATGGTCACCCTCAAACATATGTTCCACAGCTTTACCAATAATGGTATTTGCAAGATGCACATCTCTGACTGGAGAAAATGGCACTTTATCAGGAAGGATTTTAAGCTTTAAAATCCTTTTATCTCTGTGAAGTTCCAGTCCATAGACACAGTCAATTCCATCATATTTCACCAGATAAAGAGAGGGATTTATAGGCACCTGATCCAGAACGGTTCCTTTCCACTGGGTGATGGGCTCATCGCCTTCCTTCCATCCATGTGAAATTCTGCAGCCCACGATGTTCCTGTGGGGCTGGAAGGAAGGTCTGCCCCTCTGTTTCTTTTGAGAAATCTTTCTCT
The nucleotide sequence above comes from Capricornis sumatraensis isolate serow.1 chromosome X, serow.2, whole genome shotgun sequence. Encoded proteins:
- the LOC138071240 gene encoding spindlin-2 — encoded protein: MFLPSLFPPLAGMKTPHKKATARQQTREIVDGHTLSASMRKRKISQKKQRGRPSFQPHRNIVGCRISHGWKEGDEPITQWKGTVLDQVPINPSLYLVKYDGIDCVYGLELHRDKRILKLKILPDKVPFSPVRDVHLANTIIGKAVEHMFEGDHGSKDGWRGMVLAQAPVMKAWFYITYEKDPVLYMYQLLDDYKEGDLHIMPESSKSSPKEREPEGVIDGLIGKHVEYTKEDGSKRTGKVIHQVKAKPSVYFIKFDDDFHIYVYDLVKKS